The DNA region CTCGATTCAGCTTTTTGGACAAAGACACCTTCGGCAAGCAGATAAAGTACGTCGACCTCGGACCGTTCCTCAGGGAGCAGAGGGACCCCGCGGCTATGCTCAAGTTCATAGACGACCAGATCGCCGAGCACATGCCCCAGAGAATCGTTATCGACCCCGTCTCAGTCATAGGAGGAATGATCAAGGGGGACTACAGGATGTTCCTATACGACCTGACCACCCACCTGAAGAACTGGCAGGCCGTGTCCATACTGACGGGTGAGGTCCTGCCCAACGAGCCCTACCCGGTCGAGATATCGTACATCGTGGACACGGTCATCATCCTGAGTCTCGGCCTCACCCCCGAGGGTGCGCGCAGGAAGTACTGCGAGATTCTCAAGATGCGCGGCACCACTCACGCGACGGGCCAGCACCTGATGGACATATCGAGAGACGGAATAACGGTCACGATGGGGCTGAAGTAGGGCTCATTCGAGACGGAGCCGCCATGTCCTACAGGTCTGAGCTGATTTTTCAGGAGCTGCGGAGGGCTCTGGAGCGGCCGGGGGCGGGCGGTGTTCTTGTCACGGTAAGGGCCACGTCGGTCACAAGAATCAATCTGTCGGTCCTCAGGGTTCTTCTTACAGAGAGGGGGGAGCGAGGAATATTTCTCTCCCTCGACAGGCCGGACAGGCACATGCTGGAGCTTCTGGAGAGGCACAACCTCGCCGCCCCTGGCGAGGCATCTTCCTCGCAGGAGACGAGGCCAAAGAAAATAGTCGTGGCCGCGGGCGTCATCAGCCCCGTGGAGTTCTTAGACGAGGTCCTCGCCCGCCTCTCGGACAGGGAGAGGGCCCCTGCGCTCGAGGAGGACCTGAGGTCCTTCCAATTCATAATGGTTGACAACCTCTCATCTATGGCTCTTTATAGCGGCCCTCGCAATCTAGAGCGATTCTTTAGGGGCATGGAGGAGCTCCTCCTGCGCTTCCCAAACCTAAGATGCGTCTTCGTCACGGCAAGAGGGGCGCCTCCGGAGGTCATGGCACTTGCCAGGAGAGTATGTCCCGTCGAGGTGGACATAAAGGACGAGTGGCTGATTTGAGCGCTGAGGGGAGCACTAAGTGGGAAGCACCCCGGAGCTTCAAGAGCCAGTGGAAGGGGGGAAACCCTTTTGCAGCCCGCGCTACATCCTGACGAATCACTCCTGGAGGTCGCGGAGCTCGCGGCCCGGGGCAGGAGGTGGGAGGAGGCTCTCTCGCTCCTCGACAGGGTTCTTGAGGCTGCACCTGCGCTGGAGCGCGCCCACATCCTTCGATGCGGAATTCTAAGGGCCCTCGACCGCCGGAGCGAGGCCGTCGCCTCGGCCGAGGCCTTCGCTTCCGCGCTCCCCGGCTCGGCGAGAGCCCACCACGAGCTGGGGGTGTGCCTGAGCGCCGCGGGCAGGTATGAGGAGAGCGTGGAAGCCTTCAGGAGGGCACTGGAGCTTGACCCGAAACTGCTCGAGGCCTGGAAATGGATGGGAATCGCTCTGGGTAGGATGGGAAGGCTCGAGGAGGCCTTCCGGTGCTACGAGCGGGCCAGTGGCAGGGCGCCGGAGCTGAGCGTTCCCGTGCCGTCCGGGCCCGCGCCATCCGGGCTCGAGACAAGAATTCACGAGCTGATGACCGGAATGATGGAAAAGGGCGGCGGTTGCGTGCGGGTCGAGACAGACCCCGCACTCACCTTTAGGACTAGCGTCCTTCTTCTCTCGATTCTTCTCAGGGACTGGGACATGGACGGCGTCCTGGTTTCGCTTGGCAGGCCCGCGGACGTCTACCGGAGAGCGCTTGCCGCTAGGGTTCACACCCGCCACCCCCCACACTTCGTCGAGGTGGTGGCGGGCGGACCCTCGCCCGAGGCCGAGGGGGCACGGGAGTGGGTCACAAGCCTCTCCGCCTTCGAGCCCGATAGGATAGACGCCGCAGTCAGGGCGGGGCTCCAGAAGGTCGCGGAGATGTACGGCGGGGAGGAGCACTTCGTCATCATAGACGATATAACAGCGATGGAATTCTACAACGGGCGCGAGGTCGTGAGGAGGTTCGTCGCGGGCTTCTTGGGGGAGCTGTCGTTGCTCAACATCTTCTGCTTCGTAGTTGTTCCCACGAGAAGAGCGCTGGAGCTGCTTGGGCTCCTTCCCTTTTTCTGTCGAGAGAGAATTTGCGTGAGGGCGGAGTGGCTTCGCGAGTGACCCGTGAAGGGTTTCCGGGCCGGCGCCCCCCTGAGTCAGAGCAAAACCTAAATACTCGGGCATATAAAGAATTCCTATAGAGTAAAAATGATGGAGCCCACACCTGTAAATATGCTGGGTCGTCCCGTGAGAGATGCAGAGGGCCGGAGGATCGGTGTCATAAAGGGCCTCCACCAGCGCTTCTGCCCCGGCGGCTTCGAAGAGGTCTCGATTGTGAACTGCAACGGCGTGATTATTGCAAGGGTGGAGGAGCTCGTGCCGGCGGGGCAGGAGTTCCTTCTTATAGCAAACAGGGAGCGAAGGGAAGAGGGGCAGAAAAGTTCCGGAGATGGCTAGGCGCATAGACGGGCGGCGGTCCTCTTGGAGAGGGAGCGGCAGTCGTGAGGCTTTCCTCCTTCCACGGTTAAGTTGCGTCGTATGTAAAGGGTGCGAAGCGGCGGGCAATGCCAGGTCACTTGGCCATGTCACTTCGAATTTACTATCGGTGCTGGATAATTTTCCAGGCTGGTGCCCCGGGCCACGGTCGAGTAGAATATGGCTCAACCGCGCAATGTGTTTCGCGAACTCACAAAATCAATATATATCGGCTGTTAATCATAGCAATGGCCAGTAAATATATCTAGTCGACGTTGGGCGATCTGCAATGTCGAAACGGGCAATGCCGAGTGTGGTGGTCGCATGGTCGGAGAGAGAGGCGAGGAGAAATTGGGTGATAGGGAGGAAGATGGGCTGGAGGGGAGAGCCGGAGGAGAAGAGGATGCGACCACTGATGGGTGTCCGGGGGAACAGGAGAGCGTCCTGAGGCCCGTGCCCCCTCCTGAGAGAATTCAGGAGATTGAGATGGAGGAAGCGGAGGCCGTGGAGGTGGAAGAGGACATTGCAGAGGTCGAGCAGGCGAAGGGTGAGGAGGCCTTTAGGAAGAGCGAGGGGGCGATGGAGACAGGTGCCGGCTCCCCCGGAACACCCTTGGGTGGGGCTGAAGGACCGGTTGAGATTCCGGGCGACAGGAGGGGTGAGAGGGGCCGGAGCAATGGGCTTCTGAACAGGAGGGCCCTGACCAACGGTCGGAGCATAGTCAACGGCAACGGCCTAGTCAACGGCGCCAAAACGGGTTTAATAAACGGTGGAAAAAGGGGCGCAATCAACGGCCGAGGCATCGTCAATGACAAGGGAATCACTAACGGGAGCGATACAGGAGTGGTCGAGGCCCCGCCCCGCAGGCTCACTAAGAAGGGGCCCTTAGCCGCACTGGCCATCATCGTTGCCTTGGTTCTCATCACCGTCTCATATTACGCCCTCCTCTCGACCGAGAGAGGAGTAAGGGTCGACGGCGGGTTCTCGGACTGGACCCCCTTCCTCAAGTACCACGACGAGGCCGGCGACCAGCGGAATGCTGACATCGACATCACACAACTCGCGCTGGCCGTGGAGGACTCATCGGTCTCGCTCTATGTACGAGTTGGGGGGAGGGTCCTGGCTGGAAGGGACGGCGGTGTGGACATGTTCTGCTTCTTTTTCGACACGGACAGGAACCCAGCCACGGGATATCCCGCGCCAAGCGTCGGGGCGGAGTATGTTCTCGTCGTGGACGGATACGATGGACGCGTCTCGGCCTGCGGGCTTTACAGGTTCGGGGGGGCGGGGCGGTCCATTAGCGACTGGAACTCGAGGACCCCCGTCGGTTCCGCAAGAGCGGCCGCCTCCGGGGCCGAACTCGAGGCCCAAGTCGCTCTCTCGGACCTCGGGCTCCGACCTGGCTCCGGGCCGAACGTCCAGACCCTAGCGCGGCACAGCGGGGGCGGGGAGGACATCGGGCCGGTCGTCGGGACGGGGCGGGCCGCGCTTACGGCGGTCTGGGCCCGCGTCGGTCCCGTCTCCGTCCCTCCTGGCAAGGCGGGTGTGCCTCTGCTCAGGGTGGAGCTCAGGGCTCAAGGGGGCTCCGTGAGGGTCTCATCGCTACGGGTGTCCGTGAACGAGGGAACAGGGGCGCGCGACATCAGCCGGCTCTCGCTGATGACCGCCTCTGGTGCGGAGGTGCCCGGGGCATCGGCCCCAATTGCAAATGGGTCGGCGCTGCTCGCCCCTGGGAGCCCCTTGGAGCTCAGGCGCGGCGAGTCGATGAACCTCACAGTGGTGGCCTGGATAGCCTTTGAGGCGGAGAGGGGTCGGGCGGTCGGGCTCTCGCTCGAAGGGCCGCAGAGCATCATCTCCAGCGCGGACACCGTGATGGTGGAGGGCCGCGGGGGGAATCTGACGCAAATCGGAGAGCAGGCGCAGCCCGGTCGAATCATCATTGATGGAGCGTTTCAGGACTGGGAGGGCATCCCGGGCCACCCAGACCCCATCGGCGACGCGACCAACCCTTCCGTGGACCTCAGGGACTTCAGGGTGACCAACGACTCAGCCTCACTCTTTCTCTACGCCGCTGTTGACGGAGAGATAATGGCGGGCGCGTGGGTGCCGGAGACGAAGCAGAGGCCACAGCCAGGAGGCGGGGGCGGTGGCGGCGTGCCCGCGCCCCTCCCCGAGCTGACGGGAGAGGACGCCCTCTTTGTGTTCCTCGACATCGATGGTCTCTCTGAGACAGGCTACGCAGGCGAGGGGGCTCCGCCGGGAGCGGATTATCTGGTCAAAATAACTGGTCGGGGTGGGAAAATAACATCCCACCTCGTTATGCCCTTCACGGGTGGGGCGGACCGGAGCCAGTGGAGCTGGGGCAGGGGGACGGAGCTCCCCGCCGCGGCGGGCGGGACCGGAATCGAGCTAGCCGTGGCATTGGAAACCATCGAGAGCCCAGTGGGAGTGGTCTCCCTGTTCTATTACATGACCGGCTGGGGCCAGAGCCGGGATGCCGGGACGGAAATCGAGTACAGCCTTAGCGGCGGGGGATGGGGGAGGGGAGCCGGCGCCGGCGACCCGCCGGGGGCCGGGCCGGGCCTTGGGTCGCCAGAGGGTTCGGGCGATGAGCCCCTTCACGCCCCTGAGTTCGGTGAGCTTCTCCTGCCTATAGCAGGAGTCATCGGCATATTCGCAGGAGCCAGAGGAGCGAGACGGAGGAACGCGCGCGTCCGAAGGGGAGAAAAAAGGAATGATGGAGCGGTGACCGTGGCGTTCTCCGTTGAGGGGGCGTTGAGGGAATGGTCTGGCTGAGTGCGCGGACGCTCTTCTGGACGGCCCTTGCACTGTCGGCCCTCGGCCTTGCAGGGTTCACGCTAGGTCTCCTCTGGGACTCGTTCTGGGGTCGCGGCCTCGGGACTGGGGCCATTGGGCCACTCCAGCTCTCAGTGGTCATTGGTGGCCTTGTCTCCTGCGGGGTCGGAATCGCGATTTTTTTGATTCCTTTGCGCAAGGTCGGGGCGAGTGCGGAGGAAGAAGAATGAAAGGTACGGAGGCCCATTGCGGAACTTTAGAAGCCACCGGTAACCGGTATGGAAAGAGGAGGTTGGAAAGACGATGAGTGAGCGGGAATGGGGCGAGGCGGACATCCGGACCCTGCTCTCCATCCTCCCGGTCGGGGTGTTCGCGGCGGACTCCGAGGGCCTCTACACGTATGTTAACCTTCGCTGGTCCGAGATAACTGGAATCTCGATGGAGGCGGCGAGGGGCAGGGGCTGGGAAGAGGGGTTGCATCCGGAAGATAGGGCTACGACGGTCAGAGACTGGTACGCTGCCGTGAAGAGGGGCGCTATATGGAAGAGCCGGCACAGGCTCCGGAGCCGGATGGGGAAGGAGGTGTGGGTGTTGGAGCAGGCGGTCCCGCTCCGGGGCAGGGAGGGAAGAGTCCAGGGCTATATCGGCACCCAGCTGGACATAACTCTCCAGATGGAGGAGGAAAGGAGGAAAAAAAGGGAATTGGAGGTTGTCGAGAGGGTCACCCAGCTCCTCGGTGCGGGTCTCGCTTTAATATCAAAAAAATCACGGGTAATCTGGGCCAACAGCGTGCTAAAAAGGCGCTATGGAGAAATAGAGGGGACTATATGCCCTCTCGCGCATGGCCGCGGGCGGGCCCTGTGCCCAAAGTGCGCTGTTATGGAGGTCTTCCTCACCGGAAGGGATGCGGTCGTCAAGGAACAGAAGAGCGTAGAGAGGGATGGTGAGGTACGATGGAACCAGATAATGGCCTCTCCGATCAGAGGCGAGGGCGGCGGGATCGAGGCCGTTCTGGAGCTCGTCGTTCCAATAACTGAAAGAAAAATATCGGAGCAGACGCTTAGGGAGAGCGAGGAGAGGTTCCGAAGGCTTGCCGGGGCAGCTTTTGAGGGAATAGTGATTCACGGCCCGGAGGGAATTATCGACTGCAACCTCAGGTTCGCAGAGATGGTCGGGAGGGAGCCGGCCGAGCTCGTCGGGACCGATCTCTGCGAACTGATATCACAGGAGCAGAGGGCTCTAGCGAGGGAGTGCTTTTCCCAAGGCCTCAGCTGGCCCCACGAGTTCCTTCTGCTCAGGAAGGGCGGCGAGCCCCTGCCCGTTGAGGTCGTAGGGCGGGAGATTCCATACGAAGGCAGACGTCTCTTCGTTTCTTCGTTTAGGGACATCAGCGAGAGAAAGGAGGTCGAAAGGCTCAGGAGGGAGAGGGAGAGGTCCGAGCTCTACGGCCTCGTGGTCAGCGCCCTCCCTCTGATTGTGCCCGGACCCTACCAGGAGATCCGGATGGATCTTCTCAAGACCTTCGCCGAGCGCTTCGAGGCCTACTTCAGGCCCAGATACGAAAAAGAAATGGAGGCGGAGGGTGAGGCGTCAGAAAGCGGGGCCGCGAAGAGAAATGGACGCGCAGTTACCATGGACAAATACGTTCACTGGTGTGCGGAGCTCTTCAGGAGCTTCGGCCTCACTGTCAGCTCGGGTTCAGAGGCCGGCTCTGGCCATCTGGAGTTCCACAGCTGCCCCTGGATAGAATACTCGAAGAACAACCCCGTGTTCTGCATCTTGTGCAGGACGATGGTCTCACGGAGCTTCTCATGGGCCTGCCCGGGCGGGGCTGTGGGCGTGAAGAGCACAATCGCCGGCGGCGGGAAGTGCTGCAGGTTCGAGTTCAGACAGCTCCGCGGAAAAAGGTGAGAGCGAGGCTCGTGCGTGTCTCTGGCCGGGGCCGAGGGTTGAGAGATAAATATTAATCTTCTCTAAGCATTACAGAGAAGCGAAAGCAACTGGAGGCTGCTGGCGTGAAGTCGATAATCACGGACGCGCTCTCCCGACGGGGAGCCGAGGGAATGCCGCTGGCGCTGGCCCAGCCGTCCGCCCCGGCGGAGCCTGGCGCCGACGACCGAGAGCTCGAGGAGATTCTTCAGGGGATGAAGGTCAGGATCAAGGTCTTCGGCTGCGGGGGCGGCGGCTCGAACACGATAAACCGGCTCGTCGAAGCGGGAGTGCTCGGGGCGGAGCTCTTTGCGCTCAACACCGACGCCAAGCACCTCCTGACGGTCCACGCCCAGAGGAAATTTTTGCTGGGCAAGAGGTTGACGAGGGGCCTCGGCGCAGGCGCGATACCGCAAGTCGGGGAGGAGGCTGCGAGGGAGGCCGAGGAGGAGATAAAGCCCGTGATGGCGAACACCGACATCGCATTCATCACCTGCGGCATGGGCGGTGGAACTGGAACGGGTGCTGCGCCCGTCATTGCGAAGATGGCGAAGGACGCCGGCGCGCTGGTAATCGGGGTCGTGACGATGCCCTTCCACGCCGAGGGCGCGATGAGGATGCAGAATGCGCTCGAGGGACTTGAGAGGCTTGAGAAGGTCGCTGACACAGTGATCGTGGTTCCCAACGACAAGCTGCTTCAGCTCGTCCCCCGGCTCCCCCTAGACCAGGCCTTCAAGGTCGCAGACGAGGTGCTGATGCTCGCGATAAAGGGAATAACCGAGGTCGTAACTAAGCCCGGGCTGGTCAACCTGGACTTCAGCGACCTGAAGACCATAATGAAGGGCGGCGGGGTGGCGATGATAGGTATGGGCGAGGGCGAGGGCGACGAGAAGGCCAACGACGCCATCCAGGAGGCCCTGAACTCACCGCTCCTCGATGTGGACATATCGGAGGCCACGGGAGCGCTGATCAGCGTGACCGGGGGCCCGGACATGACCGTGGCAGAGGCGGAGAAGATGGCCGAAATCGTCGGGAGCAGAATCAACCCGATGGCAAGAATCATCTGGGGCTGCTCCGTGGACCCCAGCCTCGAGCACGGCATGAAGGTGCTTCTTGTCGTGACCGGCGTGAAGAGCCGGTACCAGCTTTCGGAGATATCGCACCGGGCGGAGAAGGGGCTCGAGTTCCTCAGGTAGGTCAGGGACAAACCGAAACGTATTAAAATATAAACCCCGTTAGGACCCAGCGAGCCCGCCGGCAGGGCGCGCCTCAGAGATAGATTAGTCCGGTCTATCCCAGCGCGGCTGGCCCGCGGGAGGGAAGGGACCGAAATGAAGTCAATCGTCCGAGACATGCTCTCCAGGCCCGCGAGCGAGCGGCCGAGCCTGGCCCCCACCGGCACCCCGCCGCCCCAGCCCGGGCCCGCCGGGGCGGACGACGAGGAGCTGGAGAAGGTGCTCCAGGGTCTTAAGACCCGGATAAAAATAATCGGTTGCGGGGGCGGGGGCTGCAATACGATAAATAGAATCGTTGAGGCTGGAATTCCGGGGGTGGAGTTATTTGCCGCCAACACAGACGCCCAGCACCTTCTGGCGATTCATGCCCCCCGGAAGATTCTCTTGGGAAGGAGGACAACCAGGGGCTTGGGCGCCGGCGCGATACCCCATGTCGGCGAGGAGGCGGCGAGGGAGTCGGAGGAGGAGCTCAAAGCGGCCCTGAACGGGGCAGACATATGCTTCATCACCTGCGGCCTGGGCGGGGGCACAGGCACGGGGTCTGTCTCTGTGGTAGCTAAAATCGCCAAGGATCTGGGGGCACTGACCATCGGCGTCGTCACCCTGCCGTTCAAGGCGGAGGGCATCGTGAGGATGGAAAATGCCGAGTGGGGCCTCGAGCAGCTTAGGAGGAACGCCGACACAGTCATAGTGATACCCAACGACAAGCTTCTGGAGCTCGTCCCCCGGCTCTCGCTCAACGCAGCCTTCAAGGTCGCGGACGAGGTCCTGATGCGCTCGATAATCGGAATATCGGAGATAATCACCAAGCCCGGCCTCGTGAATCTGGACTTCAGCGACCTTAAGACGATAATGAAGGGCGGGGGGGTGGCGATGATTGGTCTCGGGGAGGCCTCCGAGGACAACAGGGCCCTCGAGGCGGTGAACGAGGCCCTCAACTCGCCCCTGCTCGAGGTGGACATATCAGACGCCAACGGGGCCCTAGTAAACGTCACGGGCGGCCCGGACATGACGATAGCCGAGGCGGGCAGGGTGGTTGAGGAGGTCCACAACCGCATCAATCCCGGAGCCAGAATCATCTGGGGGGCGGCGGTAGACCCCGCGCTCGAGCGCACTTTGAGAGTGATGATAGTGGTCACAGGAGTGAAGAGCCGGCAGATACTGGGGCCAACCTCCCGGCCGGTCTACTCACAGCTGCACGGAATAGATTTCGTAAGGAGATAGGAAATGGATATCATAGAGCGCTCTTGGAGAATTCAGAACCGATTCGACGAAAAGCTCAAGCAGTTCGGGAAGGGGAAGTATGGCCGGGTGCTCAAGATGGCCAAGAAGCCCGAGCCGGAGGAGTACAAGAAAACCCTTCAGATAACCAGCGCCGGCTGCGTGCTGATCGGCGGCCTAGGTTTTCTCATATACCTGATATGGAATTACGGTCCCGGTATCTTCCGCAGCGCTCTGGGGATTTGAGCGGAATCGCGGGGTGAGCGGGTTGGAAGAGGGTATAAAGGGGACGGACTCTCAAAGGGAGGCGGTGGAGAAGGGCGTCGGGCACGGGCAGGAGGAGGAGGCTCCCTCGAAGCCCCAGATAGTCGTTGTGAAGACCTCAATAGGGCATGAGAAGATCGTGGCCGACGCCATAGCGGGGCGGGTGAAGCGGAGGGGAGCGAAGGTGTTCTCGATTCTCTCCCCCTCCAATCTACGCGGGTACCTCTTAGTCGAGACCTTGGACAAGGACGAGTTCAAGAACCTCGTTAAGGGAATTCCAAGGGTAAGGGGAATGGTCGAGGGCAGCACGATAATGGGGGAGATATCTCACTTTCTCACGCCAAAGCCTCTAGTCTCGGGTATTGTCGAGGGCGACATCGTCGAGCTCGTCAGCGGACCTTTCAAGGGCGAGAAGGCGCGGGTCCAGCAGATAGACGAGGCCAAGGAGGAGATAACCGTCGAGCTGTTCGAGGCCCTGATATCGATTCCGGTCACGGTCAAGGGCGACTGCGTTCGTGTGATAGAGAAAGAGGAGGAGGAGAAGTAGCGCCGCTTACCGCTCGCGCTCACGGAAGGTGCATCGGATGGCTGAGAAAATCGAGGTTCTGGTGGAGGGCGGAAAGGCCACCCCGGGCCCCCCCCTAGGCCCAGTGCTGGGGCCTTTGGGGGTGAATGTCGTCCAAGTGGTCGCGAAGATAAACGAGAAGACGAAAGCCTTCACGGGCATGAAGGTTCCCGTGAAAGTGATTGTTGAAAAGGACAGGAGCTTCACCATTGAGGTGGGCTCCCCGCCAACCTCCGCCCTGATAATGAAGGAGCTCGGGCTCGAGAAGGGGTCGGGAAACCCGAAGGCGAGTAAGGTCGGAAACCTCAGCCTCGAGCAAGCGAAGAAGATCGCGAAAATGAAGGAGGAGTCGATGCTCGGCAGGGATCTCAAGAAGGCGGTCAAGGAGGTCGTGGGTACCTGCGTCTCGATGGGCGTCACGGTGGAGGGCAGGGACCCGCGAGAGGTCCAGAAGGAGATCGACGAGGGGAAGCACGACCGGCTCCTCTCTGGCTGACGGCCCGTGGCCAGTCAGAAACTTTGATATACCTCCACCGCTCTGTGCCCCCCCACCGGAAGTCCAAGTAACGGCCCTGTAGGAGAGGGAGACCCCTCGACCAAGGTCTTCAAATGGCACTACAGGGGTGATGAGATGGCTGAGGAAAAGATAGTTGAAGCGGTCCGGAAGGCTCTCCAGGCAGGCAAGCCGAGGAAGTTCCTGGAGAGCGTGGAGATAAGTATCAACCTCAAAGACGTCGACCTCTCCCTGCCGAAGAACAGAATAGATGAGGAGATACCGCTCCCAAAGGGCCGCGGGAAGCCCGTGAAGGTCGCAGTCTTCGGAACTGGAGAGCTGGCATTCAGGGCGAAGAGCGTGGCAGACCGTGTGCTGACGCCCGAGGAGATGGAAAAGCTAGCCGAAAACAAGCGGGAGAGCAGAAAGCTCGCCTCCACTTACAACTACTTCATCGCCGAAGCTCCCCTGATGCCGTCCATAGGCAAGAAGCTCGGCAGAATTCTCGCTCCCCGGGGAAAGATGCCCCGGCCCATACCACCCCAAGCCGACCCTGTTCCAATAATAAACGCCGCCCGGAACTCGGTAAGGGTGAGGAGCAAGGACCGCAGGACCTTCCACGCCACGGTGGGCACACGCGAAATGTCCCCCGAGGACCTGGCCGACAATATCGAGGCGGTTCTGAAGAGGGTGACCTCGAAGCTGGAAAGGGGGGAGGGAAACATCCAGTCGGTCTTCGTGAAGACCACAATGGGGCCCGCGGTCAGGATAATGTGAGGTGAGGGGAATGGCGAAGAGGGAAGCTCATGTGGCTCCGCAGAAGAAGGAGACAGTGAGGCGAATCTCGGAGCTAATCCAGAGATACCCAGTCATAGGAGTTGCCAGCGTCGCCGGCGTCCCCGGCCCCCAGCTCCAAGCCATCCGGAGGCGGCTGAGGGGAAAGGCGGAGATTCTGGTTTCCAAGAACAACCTCTTCGAGATAGCATTCAGGGAAGGCGAACAGCTCAAGCCAGGCATCGGGGGGCTCTCGGAGGGGGTTAGCGGCCAGACCGCACTTGTTGCCACGGGCCTCAGCCCGTTCCTCATGTATAAGGAGCTAGAAGCGACCAAACAGAGGTCGCCGGCTAGGGGAGGGGAGACCGCCCCGGAGGACATCATAGTCCCGGCAGGCGAGACCTCTTTTAAGCCGGGCCCCATCGTCGGGGAACTCCAGAAGGCGGGGATACCGGCGGGCATCGAGGGTGGCAAGGTGGTCATAAAGAAAGACAAGCTTCTCGTGAAAAAGGGTGAGAAGATACCACGAGAGCTCGCCCCGATGCTGACCAAGCTCGAGATACTCCCTCTGACCGTCGGTCTCGACCTGCGACTCGCTTGGGAAGCGGGCACGGTCTATCCGGCGAGCATGCTGGCAATAGACGAG from Thermoplasmata archaeon includes:
- a CDS encoding 50S ribosomal protein L10, producing MAKREAHVAPQKKETVRRISELIQRYPVIGVASVAGVPGPQLQAIRRRLRGKAEILVSKNNLFEIAFREGEQLKPGIGGLSEGVSGQTALVATGLSPFLMYKELEATKQRSPARGGETAPEDIIVPAGETSFKPGPIVGELQKAGIPAGIEGGKVVIKKDKLLVKKGEKIPRELAPMLTKLEILPLTVGLDLRLAWEAGTVYPASMLAIDEQKTAAELAAAALYAFNLAVFAAYPTAATIQPLIRRARLEALSLALEAGVANRDTIELLLGAAHARAAALSATIGL
- a CDS encoding protein translocase SEC61 complex subunit gamma — its product is MDIIERSWRIQNRFDEKLKQFGKGKYGRVLKMAKKPEPEEYKKTLQITSAGCVLIGGLGFLIYLIWNYGPGIFRSALGI
- the ftsZ gene encoding cell division protein FtsZ, which codes for MKSIITDALSRRGAEGMPLALAQPSAPAEPGADDRELEEILQGMKVRIKVFGCGGGGSNTINRLVEAGVLGAELFALNTDAKHLLTVHAQRKFLLGKRLTRGLGAGAIPQVGEEAAREAEEEIKPVMANTDIAFITCGMGGGTGTGAAPVIAKMAKDAGALVIGVVTMPFHAEGAMRMQNALEGLERLEKVADTVIVVPNDKLLQLVPRLPLDQAFKVADEVLMLAIKGITEVVTKPGLVNLDFSDLKTIMKGGGVAMIGMGEGEGDEKANDAIQEALNSPLLDVDISEATGALISVTGGPDMTVAEAEKMAEIVGSRINPMARIIWGCSVDPSLEHGMKVLLVVTGVKSRYQLSEISHRAEKGLEFLR
- a CDS encoding 50S ribosomal protein L11; this translates as MAEKIEVLVEGGKATPGPPLGPVLGPLGVNVVQVVAKINEKTKAFTGMKVPVKVIVEKDRSFTIEVGSPPTSALIMKELGLEKGSGNPKASKVGNLSLEQAKKIAKMKEESMLGRDLKKAVKEVVGTCVSMGVTVEGRDPREVQKEIDEGKHDRLLSG
- a CDS encoding tetratricopeptide repeat protein translates to MQPALHPDESLLEVAELAARGRRWEEALSLLDRVLEAAPALERAHILRCGILRALDRRSEAVASAEAFASALPGSARAHHELGVCLSAAGRYEESVEAFRRALELDPKLLEAWKWMGIALGRMGRLEEAFRCYERASGRAPELSVPVPSGPAPSGLETRIHELMTGMMEKGGGCVRVETDPALTFRTSVLLLSILLRDWDMDGVLVSLGRPADVYRRALAARVHTRHPPHFVEVVAGGPSPEAEGAREWVTSLSAFEPDRIDAAVRAGLQKVAEMYGGEEHFVIIDDITAMEFYNGREVVRRFVAGFLGELSLLNIFCFVVVPTRRALELLGLLPFFCRERICVRAEWLRE
- a CDS encoding transcription elongation factor Spt5, which encodes MEEGIKGTDSQREAVEKGVGHGQEEEAPSKPQIVVVKTSIGHEKIVADAIAGRVKRRGAKVFSILSPSNLRGYLLVETLDKDEFKNLVKGIPRVRGMVEGSTIMGEISHFLTPKPLVSGIVEGDIVELVSGPFKGEKARVQQIDEAKEEITVELFEALISIPVTVKGDCVRVIEKEEEEK
- a CDS encoding 50S ribosomal protein L1, which produces MAEEKIVEAVRKALQAGKPRKFLESVEISINLKDVDLSLPKNRIDEEIPLPKGRGKPVKVAVFGTGELAFRAKSVADRVLTPEEMEKLAENKRESRKLASTYNYFIAEAPLMPSIGKKLGRILAPRGKMPRPIPPQADPVPIINAARNSVRVRSKDRRTFHATVGTREMSPEDLADNIEAVLKRVTSKLERGEGNIQSVFVKTTMGPAVRIM
- a CDS encoding ATPase domain-containing protein, yielding MGEIGLIRIKSGIHGLDEMMEGGFAFPSTVLVAGSAGTGKTTFALQFLSQGAREGEQGIFFTTLSEPTQWMLRFVSRFSFLDKDTFGKQIKYVDLGPFLREQRDPAAMLKFIDDQIAEHMPQRIVIDPVSVIGGMIKGDYRMFLYDLTTHLKNWQAVSILTGEVLPNEPYPVEISYIVDTVIILSLGLTPEGARRKYCEILKMRGTTHATGQHLMDISRDGITVTMGLK
- a CDS encoding PAS domain S-box protein — protein: MSEREWGEADIRTLLSILPVGVFAADSEGLYTYVNLRWSEITGISMEAARGRGWEEGLHPEDRATTVRDWYAAVKRGAIWKSRHRLRSRMGKEVWVLEQAVPLRGREGRVQGYIGTQLDITLQMEEERRKKRELEVVERVTQLLGAGLALISKKSRVIWANSVLKRRYGEIEGTICPLAHGRGRALCPKCAVMEVFLTGRDAVVKEQKSVERDGEVRWNQIMASPIRGEGGGIEAVLELVVPITERKISEQTLRESEERFRRLAGAAFEGIVIHGPEGIIDCNLRFAEMVGREPAELVGTDLCELISQEQRALARECFSQGLSWPHEFLLLRKGGEPLPVEVVGREIPYEGRRLFVSSFRDISERKEVERLRRERERSELYGLVVSALPLIVPGPYQEIRMDLLKTFAERFEAYFRPRYEKEMEAEGEASESGAAKRNGRAVTMDKYVHWCAELFRSFGLTVSSGSEAGSGHLEFHSCPWIEYSKNNPVFCILCRTMVSRSFSWACPGGAVGVKSTIAGGGKCCRFEFRQLRGKR
- the ftsZ gene encoding cell division protein FtsZ, translating into MKSIVRDMLSRPASERPSLAPTGTPPPQPGPAGADDEELEKVLQGLKTRIKIIGCGGGGCNTINRIVEAGIPGVELFAANTDAQHLLAIHAPRKILLGRRTTRGLGAGAIPHVGEEAARESEEELKAALNGADICFITCGLGGGTGTGSVSVVAKIAKDLGALTIGVVTLPFKAEGIVRMENAEWGLEQLRRNADTVIVIPNDKLLELVPRLSLNAAFKVADEVLMRSIIGISEIITKPGLVNLDFSDLKTIMKGGGVAMIGLGEASEDNRALEAVNEALNSPLLEVDISDANGALVNVTGGPDMTIAEAGRVVEEVHNRINPGARIIWGAAVDPALERTLRVMIVVTGVKSRQILGPTSRPVYSQLHGIDFVRR